Genomic DNA from Burkholderia plantarii:
GTAGAGGATTTTCGGGACATTCATGAAAAATGGATTTTGTAATTTATATGTATGCGAATTATAAAAACAACACTGTCCCGGAAATCATGGGCTGACAATGTGAATCGATATGGAGTCAAATTCGACGCAATTAGATTTAGGTTTTTTTATTTAAAAGGGAAATGCGTGATGCCGAATCCATTTGATAATGACGCTGCCGAATTCACGGTTCTGCGCAATGCCGAAGGCCAGCATTCGCTTTGGCCGGCTTTCGCCGCGCAACCGGCCGGCTGGGACCGCCGGCACGGACCGGCATCGCGTGCCGACTGCCTGCGTTTCGTCGAGACGCATTGGACCGATATCCGGCCGTTGAGCGGGCAACGCGATGCCGCCGGCGCGACCGCGCGCGGTGACAACCCGCGGAGCCGCTGACCGTGCGCGACGACCTCTCCGTGTTCTCCGGCGTCGCGACGCCGGCGCTCGCCGTTGCCGATCCGCTGGCGTTCTGGCGCGACGCGCTGGCCGGGCTGCCGGCCTGCCTGGCGCTGCCGACGGATCGCCCGCGCAGCGCGGCCAGGCCGGTGTCCGGGCAGCTAGGCTTTCATGTGGACGGCGCGCGCCATGCGAAGCTCTCGAGCTTGGCGCGAAGCCGTGACGTGACACTGTTCGACGTGGTGCATGCCGCCACGGCGATCGTCCTGGGCGCGCTCGCCGCCGAGACCGATCTGGCGATCGGCACATGCGCGAGCGATTCACGCGGCCTCGTCGAGCCGAACCTTGTCGCGCTGCGCCTGGACCTGGCCGGCAATCCGAGCGCCGTCGATCTGATCCAGCGCGCCGGTTCGGCCAATCGCCGGGCGCTCGCGCATGGCGATATCCGGTTCGATGAGGTGGTGCAGGCCGCAGGCATTGAACCCGCCGGCCACCACCCGGTATTCCAGGTCATGCTGGTCATCTCGGACAATCCGGCGCCGGAGCAGACGGCCTGGATCGAGCAGGGCGGCGACATCGCGCTCGCGCTTCACGACACGCGTCGCTCCCTGGCCGGCACCATCGCGTATGCGGCACAACTCTACGATCGCGCCACCATCGAGACGCTCGGCGAACGCCTGCTTGGCGTGCTCGACGCGATCGCGGCGAATCCCGCGGTTCGGCTTTCCGACTTGCCGCTGCTCACGCCCGCCGAACGCGATCGCTTGCGCGTCTGGGCGAACCCGGAGCGCGATCTCGGGGCGGCGACGCTGCCCGGGCTGTTCGAGGCACGGGTCGCGCTCACGCCCGTGGCCCCGGCTGTCAGCTTCGAAGGCGAGACGATCGACTATGCGCAACTGAACGCGCGCGCGAACCGGCTCGCCCACCACCTGATCGCGCAGGGCGTTGGCCCGGGCGATATCGTCGCGCTCGCCTTGCCGCGCTCGATCGCGATGATCGTCGCGATCGTTGCCGTCACCAAGACGGGCGCGGCATACCTGCCCCTCGATCCGGACTATCCGGCCGAGCGCCTGCAATACATGGTGGACGATGCGCGGCCCAAGGCCGTCGTCACCCTGTCCGGAGTCGCCGTCGCGGATGCGGCATGCGCCATCCGGATCACACTCGACGACCCGGCCACGGCAGCGGAACTCGCGAGCATGCCTCCCGACAATCCCGGCGCCGCCCGGCCCGACATCGGCCCGGTGCCGCACGACACCGCCTATGTGATCTACACCTCGGGCTCCACCGGCAAGCCCAAGGGCGTGATGGTCTCGCATCGCAACGTCGCGAGACTGTTCGCGGCGACGCACGCTGAGTTCGGCTTCGGCGCCGACGACGTCTGGACCATGTTCCACTCCTACGCGTTCGACTTCTCCGTCTGGGAGATCTGGGGAGCACTGCTGCACGGCGGGCGCCTCGTCGTGGTGCCCTATCTGCTCAGCCGTTCGCCGTCGGGCTTCCTGCAGTTGCTCGCGCAGGAGCGTGTCAGCGTGCTGAACCAGACGCCGTCGGCGTTTTACCAGCTGGCCGAGGAGATGCGCGCGCAGGGCGAACCGGCGCCGCCCGCGCTGCGCTACGTGGTGTTCGGCGGCGAGGCGCTCGAGACGGCCTTGCTGCGAGACTGGTACGAACGCCATGGCGACGGCGGCCCGCGGCTCGTCAACATGTACGGCATCACTGAAACGACCGTGCATGTGACCCACGTCGCGCTCGATGCCGGCCATCTCGATGCGGCCGGCAACAGCCCGGTGGGGCGGCCGATTGCCGACCTCAACGTGCATCTGCTCGACGCGCACCTGAATCCGGTGCCGCCCGGCACGATCGGCGAGCTGTATGTGTCCGGCGCCGGACTTGCGCATGGTTACCTGAATCGCCCGGGCATGAGCGCCGGACGCTTTATCGCCTGCCCGTTCGGCCCGGCGGGCAGCCGCATGTATCGCAGCGGCGACCTTGCCCGCTGGCGCGCCGACGGCACACTCGACTACCTTGGGCGTGCCGACGACCAGGTCAAGATTCGGGGTTTCCGCATCGAACTGGGCGAGATCGAGGCGGCGCTGGCCGGTGCGCCCGATGTTGCCCATGCGCGCGTCACGGTGCATGAGAGCGGCGACGGCGACCGGCGTCTGGTTGCCTACGTGGTGCCGAAGGACGCGGCGGTGCTCGACACGGCCGCGGTCGCTCGCCATGCCGCCGACCTGCTGCCGACGTTCATGCTGCCGGCCGCGGTGATCGGACTCGAGCGCCTGCCCCTGACCACCAATGGCAAGCTCGACCGCGCGCGTCTTCCGAAACCCGAGTTCGATGCCGGCGGCAAGCACACGCGCGAGCCGTGCGGCGAGGAGGAGCTCGCGATCGCCGCGCTGTTCTGCAAGGTGCTGGATCTGCCGCAGGTCGGTGCCGAGGTGAGTTTTTTCGACATCGGCGGCCACTCCCTGCTCGCGATGAAACTCGTCAGCCAGGTCCGGACGAGCTTGCGCAAGCGCATCTCGATGCGCGACGTATTCGACAAGCCGACGGTTGCACTGCTAGCGCCGCTGATATTCTCGTCCGGCGAGCCGGCGCGGGACAAGGCGGTGGGGCGCTGATGCAGACCGCTCATGATGTTCGCCCGCCGGACGCAGGCGCCGCCGGGCTCGGCCTCAATGACCTGTTCGATATCGAAGATGCGCTCGAGGCCGACCAGATTACCGCGGAGCAGAGCCCGAGCGTCCTGCTCGCGGCCTTGCGCGCGGTCGCGCCGAGCGTCGAATCGGTCACGCCGCTGGCGCCTTCGCAACGCGACTTGTACCTGCATGCCTGTCGCGATCCGGACAACCTGACTTACATCCTGGCTTATGCCCTTGCCTTGCGTGCCGATGTCGATGTCGACGCCTGGCGCGCGGCATTGCGTGTGGCGGAACGGCGTGCCCCGACGTTCCGCAGTCGGTATGTCGAGATCCGGCAGGCGCTGCTCCAGATCGTCGATACGCAGGCAATCGCGCCGCTCGAGGTGATCCGGGTGGCCGACGCGGCCGCGGCGGCAAGCGTGATCGAAGCCGCGCGCAGCCGGCCGTTCGAGCTGTTCGACGGGGCGGTTCGACATCTGCTGCTGCTCGGCGACGGGTTCGCGACGGCGGTGCTGGTGGCACACCATATTGCCATCGACACCATGTCGGCGGCGCTGTTCTTCGGCGAGGTGTTCGCGGCGTGGGCGGCGGCCGGGGCCGGCGGGGCAGGGAGCACCGGCGCCGTTGTCGACGAACGCTTCACCGAGTGGGCCGGGCGAGCGGCGGCGACGGTCGACAGCGCACCCGCGATAGCGGCGTGTCGCGATGCTTTTGTCGGCACGCGCGCGCTGCTGCCCGCGGCACTGGCGGGACACGAAACGCGCAACCATGTGCGGCTCGATACCGGCAGCGTCCGCGTCCTGGCGCGCTGGTGCGCGAAAAACAAGCTGCAACTGGCGGCGGGGCTGAAATATGCGGCAGCCCAGGTGCTGGCGGAGCGGTTCTCGCCGGCCGCGGATTTCGTGCTGTACGACGTGATCAGCGACCGCTCGTTGCGGCACATGACCAGCATTGGCTGCCATTACCGCATGCTGCCCCTGGTCCTGACCCGCGAGATGCTGGCCGGCACCGATCCATGCTCGGGCGCGGTCTCGTTTCAACAGTATCTGCGTGACGAGACGGCGCGATTGCCGGTATCGATGCTGGCCGTGTCGACCCTGCCGGGCGAGCGGGGCGCGCCGGTATTTTTCAACTATTTCGACTATGTCGGCATGGCGCCGCTGCTCGAATTGCCGGATACCGAGCACCCCGGCACGCGGCCGGCACGCTTCGATGTGTATGACCGCATCGATGACGGCGAGACGCATCTGCTGTTCTACCGCGAGCACGACGGCTTCGGCATCACCGTGCGCAGCCGGCATCCCGCGATGGCCGGCCAGGCGATAGCCGAGGCGATCGCGGCACGAGTCATGACCTGGGCCGGCGGCAGCGTACCCGCCTGAGACGGCCCGTTCGATCGAACCTTATAGGAATGCTATCGATGAAAGAAGCACTGAAACAGTATCTGCAGACGAACTTTCTTTTCGAGTTCGATGAGCAGGTCACCGAAGACAGCGATCTGTTCGAGGCTGGAATTCTCGATTCGTTCGGCTACATCCACCTGATCAGCCACCTTGAACGCGAGTACGGCGTGCGCTTCGACGAGGGGGAGAGCGAGATTCGCCATGCGGTATCGCTGACGCAACTGGTGACGCTTGTCGAATCGAAACGACGCGAACCGGTTCAAGGGGAGTCGTGACATGTGCGGAATTGTCGGGTTTTACCGCAGCGAGCTCTCTCCCGCGCACTATCCCCGGATCGTGCGCGACATGCTGGGACAGATCCAGCATCGCGGCCCGGATGAAGCCGGCTACTTCGTCGACGATCGCCTGGCGATGGGCACGGCCCGGCTGAGCATCATCGACCTGAAGTCGGGCACCCAGCCTATCGGCAGCGCGGACCATCGTTACTGGCTCTGCTATAACGGCGAGCTGTACAACTACCGCGAGATCCGCGACGAGCTGCACGCCGGCGGTTATTCGTTTCATACCGATTCGGATACCGAGGTCGTGCTCAATGCGTGGATCGCCTGGGGGCCGCGCTGCCTGCAGCGGTTCAACGGCGCATTCGCGTTCTCGATCTACGACAGCGCGAGCGG
This window encodes:
- a CDS encoding MbtH family protein encodes the protein MPNPFDNDAAEFTVLRNAEGQHSLWPAFAAQPAGWDRRHGPASRADCLRFVETHWTDIRPLSGQRDAAGATARGDNPRSR
- a CDS encoding non-ribosomal peptide synthetase, which encodes MRDDLSVFSGVATPALAVADPLAFWRDALAGLPACLALPTDRPRSAARPVSGQLGFHVDGARHAKLSSLARSRDVTLFDVVHAATAIVLGALAAETDLAIGTCASDSRGLVEPNLVALRLDLAGNPSAVDLIQRAGSANRRALAHGDIRFDEVVQAAGIEPAGHHPVFQVMLVISDNPAPEQTAWIEQGGDIALALHDTRRSLAGTIAYAAQLYDRATIETLGERLLGVLDAIAANPAVRLSDLPLLTPAERDRLRVWANPERDLGAATLPGLFEARVALTPVAPAVSFEGETIDYAQLNARANRLAHHLIAQGVGPGDIVALALPRSIAMIVAIVAVTKTGAAYLPLDPDYPAERLQYMVDDARPKAVVTLSGVAVADAACAIRITLDDPATAAELASMPPDNPGAARPDIGPVPHDTAYVIYTSGSTGKPKGVMVSHRNVARLFAATHAEFGFGADDVWTMFHSYAFDFSVWEIWGALLHGGRLVVVPYLLSRSPSGFLQLLAQERVSVLNQTPSAFYQLAEEMRAQGEPAPPALRYVVFGGEALETALLRDWYERHGDGGPRLVNMYGITETTVHVTHVALDAGHLDAAGNSPVGRPIADLNVHLLDAHLNPVPPGTIGELYVSGAGLAHGYLNRPGMSAGRFIACPFGPAGSRMYRSGDLARWRADGTLDYLGRADDQVKIRGFRIELGEIEAALAGAPDVAHARVTVHESGDGDRRLVAYVVPKDAAVLDTAAVARHAADLLPTFMLPAAVIGLERLPLTTNGKLDRARLPKPEFDAGGKHTREPCGEEELAIAALFCKVLDLPQVGAEVSFFDIGGHSLLAMKLVSQVRTSLRKRISMRDVFDKPTVALLAPLIFSSGEPARDKAVGR
- a CDS encoding condensation domain-containing protein, with the translated sequence MQTAHDVRPPDAGAAGLGLNDLFDIEDALEADQITAEQSPSVLLAALRAVAPSVESVTPLAPSQRDLYLHACRDPDNLTYILAYALALRADVDVDAWRAALRVAERRAPTFRSRYVEIRQALLQIVDTQAIAPLEVIRVADAAAAASVIEAARSRPFELFDGAVRHLLLLGDGFATAVLVAHHIAIDTMSAALFFGEVFAAWAAAGAGGAGSTGAVVDERFTEWAGRAAATVDSAPAIAACRDAFVGTRALLPAALAGHETRNHVRLDTGSVRVLARWCAKNKLQLAAGLKYAAAQVLAERFSPAADFVLYDVISDRSLRHMTSIGCHYRMLPLVLTREMLAGTDPCSGAVSFQQYLRDETARLPVSMLAVSTLPGERGAPVFFNYFDYVGMAPLLELPDTEHPGTRPARFDVYDRIDDGETHLLFYREHDGFGITVRSRHPAMAGQAIAEAIAARVMTWAGGSVPA
- a CDS encoding acyl carrier protein produces the protein MKEALKQYLQTNFLFEFDEQVTEDSDLFEAGILDSFGYIHLISHLEREYGVRFDEGESEIRHAVSLTQLVTLVESKRREPVQGES